The following nucleotide sequence is from Vitis vinifera cultivar Pinot Noir 40024 chromosome 14, ASM3070453v1.
tcttatgtgaCTAAAggtattttcttattttacctACTCTATGAAAAATGTTCCTAATAAAAGAAGTTCACGGGAGacatgtttggttcccaaaagtcgaagaaaaaaaatattaaaaaaaattattttttcatatttgattttattattaaaaaaatacaaaaaaactaaatataattaaaattaagtattgatttatatattttaaaattatttaatcttaatataaaatgttataataagtacaataagtttgaaataacataaaaatatatataatttattgatctatattttattttcttcactctatttttcattcacttttcctctttatttttttttttctcaaattttctataACCCAAACATAGTATATACACAAGGATAAGTTTAAGGTGTACCaactgaatttttgaagaaattttatAGGACTGTATCATCCAATTTCAACTCAACTCCTATTTTTAATGAGcttgataattaattttcatgatAGGCTTGAGTTTGAGTAAAGTTTTTTAGTTAAAACTTAATTCacatttgataaatcaatttaatgacttaaagggacttaataacttaatttaagttattaattagattaaacatatttgataaaataacttaatattataacttataattaaaaatgattttaagtattaagttagaataattaatttattcttaatctcaaatcttttttgtcttatttatccATATCTAATGAGGGTATATTTAACAACTACAACTTCATATCCAtgacttttttttataggaaatattttaaggttatcttatatatttataatactttaagtatgaatatttaatatataatattaattaaaattaattatgataatattaaatataactAATGAGGATAAACATGTCAAtttgataacttaaaataaattttaaattaatttttttcaaacaattttaatattttaagtaaataaataaataataaattttaaattaacaacttaGTCATCACCTTTTTTTATCACTTCTatatgtgatatatatatatatatatataaaattttatctataaaatttaaatgttttaatcataaatattgttaaaggtaagagaaatttcatattttttaaataaaaaaatattaaaataaaatataatttttattttaaatattgaaaaataatataccattccatttccttttttttattcattttacaaactAATTATAAGTATCACATTGGATAAACTACCTAAAGAAATCATGTTCCTTTGAGACTATATCTaatgatatcatatttttttggaaataatattttacaatataCATTTCTTATATATTTCCTAAGAAATAATATcctaaaatatgtattttttatttgggatatgATATTTTAGTATCCCTATCTTATCTTATCTTGGTTCGATCAAATGCTATCcgaataaaatcataaatattaccAAATTCATGATGTTATTAGTGGAAAAAAGAAATGGTAtctgaaatttatttgattaatgcTTTCACTTGTATTAAACAAATGGAAGAGtgacctttaaaaaaaatgaaaagagtaTGAGAACTTATGCAAAGTTGAGAAAAAGAACCACATGAATAAAAAGCAAGTGAAAGTGGAAAAGAAAGTACACCCTTTCATTGTTGGACGAGTCAACtcactttttaattattttattaatagtaTATTTATAATACTAAAGTAATATTCAATAAATGTTGGTTCTGCTGAGATCAACATGCTAAATTAATAATTCGataaatttataagataatatactatataaaaaaatttgtatggTATGATATATGACTCATTTattacataaattaataattttctaaaataaagttGAATCCATATGCAATTAGAATTCTATAATAACCACTCTTCAAACCATCGTGCTTGCTCATTCCTTCTAGAATCATTAAGATGGAAGAATTATTGGCATTCTTAAagtttaggttatgtttggtttcggaaagtttgaaagaaaatacaagaaaaaaaaataaagaataaaataaaaaatagatttaaaatcaataaatatattacttcaaactcattttacttatttaattcttttatataaatattaaataatttaaagatatataaatttcttattaattttaattatatttaacttttttttgtatttttcatgttaaaaccaatatgaaaaaaagcatttttttaacatttttttttttatttccttagtactttccaaCTATGTTTAGTTAttggaaaatactaaggaaataacaaaaatattaagattatgtttAGTTCCtggaaattttgagggaaataaaataaaaagtagaaataaaggaaaataaaaaataaaataaaaaaatttgaagtaaataattcctaattaattttaattatattttattttcgttagtatttttcattaaacaactaaacataagaaaataattttccttttaacattttttttctttccttactaCTTTCTCCAAACcaaacatatataaaagaaaatataaaaggactttctcatatttagttattttatgaaaaatataaaagaaaatcaaatataattaaaattagttagaaatttatatatttttaaattatttaattgttatattGATGAggtaaaataagtaaaatgagtttaaaataatatataaaaataatttattaattttaaatttattttttattttcctttactttttctttcctcctttttttttctccattttcattctcttacattttccttaaaattttcagagaaacaaacataacctaagaatattaaattatcataattaattaacaaattttcattaatccaaattattaatttatattaaatatatttataatttgagcactatatattaataaataatatttaagtaatggaacaaaaagggaaaatatcACAACATCAATCTACAAAAATATACCCCATCCTCAATGGGTCAATATTTGACTTATTTGAGTATATGATGTTGCAAATCTCTTCAAAAGTAACAATAAAGAATGTCCAAGTGGGTACAAATGTGAAAGCAATCTATATTAACAAAGAATAAAGTGCTAGGAATATTTTCTAAAGAAAGTGTTTATATCACACCCAAAATCAGATTCCATAACCCTTtatgaaaccaaaaaaaaaaacggaaaggagaagaagaagaatctaTCATATTCTAACATTCCCGTAACCATTtgatttttagttaattttatttacctttctcgatatttaaattaaatatatctaGTTCCctttggtttgaaatttcatcaaataactttcctaatttttttttatttcttatttttacttATCTTCCCTCTCATTCAAAATAAGGGAgattttttcatgaaatttcaaacctacTATATTAAGTGTATTTAATCAAAACTTTAAGGGAGGTAAATGAAATTATCCCTttaatttttggaatatttgattaaaatggttttaaaatgtcttattttataaaaattatttttattttttcaaaataagaaaattaatgttTTAGGTAATGGTATAAATAAGTTCGATTCCGTGGTtttgagataaaaataaaaaatgaactgAATCAATATAGTggttttatatatgataaaaaccGATCAAATTTGGAGTGAAAAAACCAAACCAAGCCTTTTAGGTCAATTTAGTTCGGTTTTGATCTAATTTAGTAACTTTTTTTAGTCTTAAACCTAATTGTAGATTTGTACTTATTTTGAGTTCAAATCCtattaatttgagtttatattaggcattaaatctaatttatttttaaaattaatataaaccAACTCTGATTTGatgttataaataatattaaatgcatttagaattaatttaatgataatataaattttttttatcaaatatcaaacaattatatataagttttagaaTATCGATTTAGttagacattttttttcttttttaaaatcaaaccaAGATAGATTTTGGTTGGCTTGGATTGATTTGTTGGTTTTTTCGGTTTTACTTACACCCCTAATTTTAGGGATAAAAATGTTTTGACagcctaatttttttcttaattttttccttctaaataaaaaaaaatctaaaaaataaaaatagaatttaatttatttttcatttttaaaaataaagacgAAGAGGGTATGCAAGTCCAATCCAGGTAAcgtggttttttcttttatttttaaattaaaataacgaTAAAAAGGCAtaaataggttaaaaaaatgataaatatgcCACTTCTAATTAACTAATTACCTAATCTAATCCAACAACCAAACGCGGTGTTCGTAATTATCACACCTTTCCTTAGCGTAGATCTCCAAACAGGGCATAATAAAAGATATTCTTCCCTATAACGACAGCAAACGCGCTTCCATCGACGTAAATAGAGAAACTCCCATGAATGACGGTCCTCATTCTCCACGCGCCTCCTGAAAATTCTGAGTCGGTTTCAAGAACcttctctcttttccttttcgATGTTGCCTTCGCTCCATATACATATAAATTTCTCCATCACTTCATTTGCATTTCATAACTTCAGTCTCAAATCTCGAATTTTTTCTGTCTTCTGTCTTCTTCTCGCTACTCTTCTGTAATTCATATGGAGTATCGTGCTCTGGATATTAAGGTTTTGGAAGCTAAAGATTTGAAAGATGTCAATCTTTTCTCGAAGATGGATGTCTACGTGGTGGTGACCATCTCCGGCGACCCCAGGACGGTCCAGAAGACGCCGGTGGACAAGGACGGTGGCACCAGCCCCAAGTGGAATTTTTCCATGAAGTTCACGGTTGATGATGCTTTGGCCCACCAGAACCGCATCGGCCTCAACTTTACGCTCCGGTCCAACCGGGCTCTCGGCGACAGGGATATTGGCGAGGTTTACGTGCCGCTGAAGGAGCTTCTCGACAACGCCAGCGACGATAAGGTGGACCGGGTTGTCAGCTTTCAGGTGAGGAAGCAGTCCGGGAAGCCGCAAGGGACGTTGAGTTTTTCGTATAAGTTCGGTGAGAAGTTCTCCGCTCCTGCGCCGGCGGCAAGGAAGGCGGACGATCCGGTAATGGCGTATCCGGCGGTGGCGCCCGGGGCTGGGTCGAGCTCTGCTTATGCGTATCCACCAGCTGGAGGATACCCACCACGAGGGGCGTACCCACCGCCAGCTGGAGCCTACCCACATCATGCGGGGGCGTACCCATATCCGCCATCTTCAGGGTATCCACAGGGCGGCGTTTATGGGCATCCGCCCCAAATGGGATATGGGTATGGGTATGGATGTCCACAACAGGTCCAGCAGccgcagaagaagaagaacaagttTGGGCTGGGCCTGGGTGCTGGGCTTTTGGGTGGGCTTTTGATCGGAGATATGATGGGAGATGTAGCCGGCTATGATGCTGGTTATGATGCTGGGTTTGACGATGGCATggatttctaatttatttttattatttttggttttagttGGTTTGTCTTTGTGCAGATACTATGGTTTGAGGATTTGATTTCAACACTTTACTAGAGAATCATACTTACCTCCATTAAGCTATGTTTGCTTCCCGGGAAAATTcgagggaaaatgtgagggaaaaaaaatagagaggaaaaaagaaaaaataaaagaaaataaaaagtaaattcaaaattaataaattatttttatatattttttcaaactcatttcacttagtttcttttgttatataaaaattaaataattttaaaatatataaaattttaactaattttaattatatttaattttctttaaaaaaaatttatggtgtaaccaaacatgaaaaaaaaccatttttttagcattttttttcttttcttaatactttccggaaaccaaacataatcttaatgtTTTAACTAAATACAAAACCGAGAAGAAAGAGgtcaatgaaattaaccctatatttaataacatatgttgaattcttattttaatattcaaatattaattaatcttttacaatttttttaaatcaaaattcctACAAATGAGCCGCTTATCACTTGTACTTTTTGGCTACTAGTAATGACTTACGAGATTCAAGGAAAAAGTTGAAGAATTTTACTTTGGAATGTTTTGAAAGCAATTATGCCTTAAGTTAGATTCGTGCTAGAATTTTGAGTCCTTTCaccatttaacaaaaaaaaaaaaaaaacacgtcGGATCAGCAGTCAATGtagtttcaaataaaaagaaattttaaattttatttttaaatcaaaaacttattttaaaataaaaaaatttattcaaaatatgagGACacaaatgtttttagaaatttattttaaatcataatgttttcattaatttaaattaaaatcacaaattttaagaattatgaagttaaaaaaatgataaatgtaaaataaaataaactataatggagataaaactaataaaataaataaaaataaaaataaaaacataaagaaaatatGTAAATGGAAGGGAAGAGGGGGGGAGGTAGCGGCAAAGGCATGGGCAGGAAGGGTGGGCCGTGGGGGAGGGGAGAAGGATTGAATGTATTAAATAGGGAAGTTCTAAAAAAGTGGTACACTTAGGTATAAAAATACACGCTTACATGCATTTGGTGTCCCGAATAGGAATGACAAAAAGGAGGAATCGAAATCCTGATAACGATGGATTATGGTTTTCTTTTCTAACCCTGCCATTTTCCCATTCTTGGGTTCCAAACATGCCCCTATGATATTGCTCAAAGGGCAGGAAAAACAGGAGAGAGAAAGGGGAAAGTGGGTCCAAAGAAAGGGGGTAAGATTCAATAGACTTGCATACGTAGTTGCAGTAAAAGGGATATGGCCCAGTCTCCTCACACCAACACAAACCAAGTCGAGTTTAATTATATAGTTTGAGTTGGTGCAGCACTAGGCCTTTTTAGGCAATGGAGTTGGAGAGGGCAGAATCAAACATAccaaatatttaaacaaaatttcaagactAAAAGCATCAAATCTAAAACAGATTTTGGAGGGCACAGCGCACGGCTGTTAACTTTGGCCCAACCCCACAAAAAGGtcaagaaaattcaagaaataaaaaGCTACAAACGTCTGGTACATTTTGCTGTAAACTACACAAATATTGAACCTAacttattgaatttttttgttttttcactgGCCACGCCAGGCCGCGCCTGGCCTCTTCTCATCCCGTCCTTGAGGCCACCCAATGGGACCTCGGACTCCGCCCATGGCACTTGCTTTTTTTGTGGTTCGATGTCTGCATTCCAGCTCTTTATCATGCTATATATACCAAAAGCACCGAATACTCCTTTGTCCATGTAACTCAAAAAACATTTGGCCGGGTTCTGTGCAGGGTTTCTCATAAAGGGTGGTAAGGCATATACCCATAGTAGTTCTTCACTCTGGTTACTATATCCTCGGCCCTGTTCATAAGGCTGAGCATCTTGTGGTTAAAGCCGGGGTTGGCAGGAGGAGGGGCAGCAGGGGTGGTGTTTGGAAAAGGTGGCAGGTGGGTAGGAACGTTGTTGGCAGGAGGTGGAGCTGCAAGGGTGTTATTGTTGTTGTAACCATGTCTTATCCCTACTTCTGTGTGATGAATATCATGTGGGGGTCTTGAAAATTGAGGCAGTAGAGAGGGAGGAGGAGGATAAAAAGGAGGTGGAGAAATGACCTTTTGAAagtttttagaattaaattccAGTGCTGCAACAGAAGTAGAACCAGCATCAGCAATACTAGTAGCATGGTTGTTGAAGTTTCTATTAGCAACCATCGTTTGCTCTCCCCTATGCCCTTCTTCCCCTGTCCCCAACAAGAATTTTACACGTGATGTCCCCCTACCACCACTTCCTGTGCCCCCTTCATCGCTTGACGGTTTCTTCAGACAGGACTTCAGCTGAACCACTGGCTGctgctgttgctgctgctgctgtgcTTGGCCATGCACAAAGGTTGGTGCCACCCTTTGTTCTGCTGCTGCATCCCTGGGCTGTGGGGTTTCACTGGAGGTGTCTTCTCCTCTGCCCTTGCCAGAGTCAGGAAGCTCCGGTGCAACTACTTCCAATTCCCTCAGAGTGTACTTCACACTCACGTTGCcaaataatgaattatttttaacagCATATCTATGCGCTGCTTCAGCATCATGCTTGTATCGGAACACCACTCGGCATGTCAACGACTTCCAGAAAACCCGGGTGCTTGAGTGGTCCAATGGCCCAAATCGAACAAATCTTGCCTTCAGCTCTGCAATAGATGGCAGAGATGTTCTCGGTGGGAATTTCATCAGCAGCATAGTGGGTTCTTCCACCCTAGCTGAAGGCTCTGTCTTCTTGGCAGGATCCAGTTTGAATGGTTTAGGATCCTGTTTGACCACCTTAGGATCCTGCTTCACTGGCTTGAGCTCCTGTCTGACTGGCTTAGGTGGGGCGGGAGCTAGGGCAGCCACTGTTTCTTTTCCATCTCCTCGTGGAGTTTCCAGAGTCTTCTGATTGGCCTTCTTTTCTGCAGCCAGTGATTTCAGATCGTTGattttcttcaacttcttcAAAGCATTTCCTTCTTGACGATCAGAGGGGGCACGTTTCCTACCAGCTTTTAATGGATCATTGGGCCGGACTGGAGGTTTTTGTAGCTTTACAGATGGCAAAACCCTAACATTCTCACTCGGAAGGTTCTCAGAAGCCCCAATACTGGGGGAAGATTGTGGGGCATTCCCTTCAACAGGCTCATTCTCAGCTGGAGGAGATAGAGATAAGCTTTTCTCATACTTGAGAGAACGGAATGCCAAGAAGAATTTCATCACAATTTGAGGCCTATTCCTCTCCCTACCATGATAGGGATTAAGAGCAAGATCTCGCAAATCACTCAGTAATTCTGGAACTTTGAGCTCAATATCATCCAACCCATCCATTGCCATAGTCACTCCAGAACTGGATAAGGAAGCACTGGTCCCTTCCTCTTTTGTCTGATGGTCAAATCGAGAATCCCTTGGCATTGAACCTATCTGCACAGGTTGTGCTGCTAATTTTGCCACCACTGATCCACCTTTTCCAGTGGGCATAGGCTTCAGAGGATGACCAGCACTTGTTTCCATGAGAgactcctttttccttttcttctttttctccccCTGGCTGGAACTATCAGAGGCCAAATCCCCCATTGACCGCTTCAGAGCCTTGGCCTTCTTCACCTTGCCATCAGTACCTATCCTTGTATTCTGAACAGGAATCTTTGCATCAACTGGAGATGGCAGTTCACTACGAGCAATCTGACCTTGATATCTGTCTTGTTGCAGAGGAGGAGGTACAACATCTATTTCCTCTGAGAATACCCCTCTCCTCACCATGTCTGACCCACCCATGTTTGCAGGGCCAGCAGCTACATCTGACACAATTGTGTCTTTTGATTCCCAAATAGCATCCTTCTTATCATGAGTACTGTGGGCCGGAGCCTGATCCATGTGTGTGACACCAAAATCAGCAGGGGATTCAACCTTAGTTGCATTCACCTGAGAAGATGCAGAGGGAGCTCTCTTTTGAAACACATAATCTCCAGTTGCAAATGTAGATGGCCCCTCCTCACAAGTTGATGAGGAGGAAGCTTGTCCTTGGTTGATTGATGCAGTTGCCTGACCCGGGCTTATAGTTGCACTTGTCTGTCCCAGACTACTTGATGAACTGGCCTGGCCCTTGTTAAATTGATGGGGTCTGAAGTCAACAGGCTCTTCTCTCCTCTTAAATAGATAACGCTCCTTTTTCATCTTTCCTTTCAAATTCTTGGTTGAGCCTTTTCGACTGCCTAGAGCTTCCGCAATCACCAGAGGACCACTCAATGGAGCTGAAGAAAGTGACAAAACCGTAACATGAGAGAAATTTTCATGGACTACGCAAGCTTAACTTATAAGACTGAGGCAACATATAGACTTGACAATTTTCACTAGTAAAACAAAAGGCAACAAATGTGAGATTTATGTAGTCAGCTCATCAACATAATTAAGTAGGAAAGCATAAAAGGGCCTCAGCAATTTTCAAGTACTAAGAAATAATGCAtcaaatttgtcataaaatagGAGGCCTACCAATGAATGAGAAAAGCTTCGCTAAGACTACAAATTAATAGAGCCTACAATATTTGTTAATAGGAAGGAGACGAAACATTGGGAACTCAAGAGAGTATACATCTGACAAATGAAATCTCATACATTTCGTTTCTTCATTAAGTTCTTTGAAgctaaagaaaaagaatgagaaaataaaataaatgaaataccTTTGCACATCCTAAAACACTCCTAAGGTCTCATTCCACTTTCTCTAAACTAGGAAAAGATGACAAATAAGGCAACATATGAATGTATCCAATGCTAAATCACTTCAAAGAAACCACTACAAAACCGTGATTAGTCtgaaaaaaacataacaaaatcaTCATAAGTTGATTCAAAGGTCGAATTAACTGTTACAAAGATTATTTCCAGTGACATTGAGAACAAAACCAAACAGCATAATAAGGCATGCTATAGTTTTCCTGATGCTGACCATTGTATCGTCCCTAAGTGCCCAAAGTTGGCAAATTCTTCTCATACTTCTGAAAATGGCTTCCACCATTCTTTCACAAAAGGAAAAACTTTCAAACTTGATAGATTAACAGTCATAATGATGCCCTCTATTAGGCCATTAAGAAATTTTCCATGCAACTCATATAAATGTCTGAAAGTATAGGAGCTACCACATCATCACTTCTTCCATGACTTTCCCCATCCTTAACACTATTCTTATAGTTGCCCAGTGAGTCAAGAATATTTGGCACAGTCACTGAGTTTAAAAAGCGTTCCATTCACAGTTCACGAAGCAAAAATTCTCTGACGTGATAGACAAAATCTGAGCAGTTTTCTACCATGCCCATCAAGAATGGATAATTTCAAAGAATGCTGCCCCCAAAAACCTCACATAAACACACTAAAATATAAGATACTACCACATTACGACCTCCAAATcaagttattttattatctaCACATTCTAACCTCAAAATAAATTATCtcaatattttatatctatAAGAAGGATCCTTCATAAAACAACATCCTCCTAATTagcaatattttttatttataaccGTTCATATAATGTTTTCTAAGAAGGATCCTTCTATGACCGAAGCAATGGATTGAAGCTTTTTCTATAAAACCTATTGGTAAtagatataaatttatttttttggatggGCAATAATTGGCAATAGATATAATATTTTGCATATTCCAAATTATCAAGTCTTTGGccttaaaattgaaaatgaaatctTAATCTTTAAATTCACAAAATTATATCGGAAcagaaattgagaatttgatgaattcaACACAGATTACACATTTGGACTCTTCCAAtgaattctaaaatttaataaattagagGGGTTTGGACACCAAATTTCAcaagaaaatcatttaaaattaaaaataaaatcactcATCAAGTAAAGGTAGGTTGACTCTAATGCTTTTGGAttgtcaaattttattttgcacATAAAAATGGTCTAAACTCATTTTCCCTTCCTGGGTGTGCATATTAAAAATGAGTTGTTTATCTTTGGGAAGTGGTAGATGGACTAAGTTCTGGTGTGgtgtttgaattttattattattttttttctgacaggcaaaaataaaattattaagcGCACACCAAAGTACACCAGTTGTACACAAAGGTGTCAAAAAGAGAAATAGATGGAGAGATCGACAAAAAATAACAGTCACACATCAAAAAGAACccaataaatcaacaaaatctagGATAGGCATAGAGGTTGGTCTAAAAGTTCAGTTCCTGCCTCTGTTGACCTTGGCAATTAATATTCTTCTTATCAGAAACAGCAAACTTCGTTGAAGTGGACTCAAAGGTCAACTTCCTTGACCTTGGCAGTCAATATAGAAACACATATAGCTGATTATTGGTATTCGGAGCATGGTTCTAGACATTGAAATCTAAGATTTCTGGAGTCTTCATGATTACGAATTGAAGGATGTATGGAGCTACCTGGTCCACATTTATCAACAAAAAATCAGAGTTGAGAGAATTTTGAGTTTGAAGAACCTCAAAGGACAGTTTCtcaattaaaacatttttgtttgtttttgtggCAGAGCTGTTCGGAAAAAGATCCTCATCATGGATCAACTGATGTGAAGTACTCTCACGATTTGATGATGTTTATGCAAATAGGAATTGGCAAATAACATAAAATCTATCCCCAAATTTCTTCCAATAAACCAGCTCTAAAAACTTACCTATATAGCTCTTTTACAAGGTTTTTGAAAACTAGGTCAAGAAAGGCTTATTTGATTCAACATTCTATAAGGTCTTTGTTTATCCAAACAGGGAATTCATTAATAAGCACCAATTAATAGAAGCAGCATTTATTAATAAGCACAAATTAAAAGAAGAGGCACACCTCGAGGAGATAGGAGATATACAAAGGATGAAAAGGCCAAAAAAGAAAGGGAACCAAAGCCACACTAGTGAGACCCTATATaatcctttttttctttaataataggCAGAGACCTCATAGAATCAATAAAGCCATGT
It contains:
- the LOC100245905 gene encoding protein SRC2, translated to MEYRALDIKVLEAKDLKDVNLFSKMDVYVVVTISGDPRTVQKTPVDKDGGTSPKWNFSMKFTVDDALAHQNRIGLNFTLRSNRALGDRDIGEVYVPLKELLDNASDDKVDRVVSFQVRKQSGKPQGTLSFSYKFGEKFSAPAPAARKADDPVMAYPAVAPGAGSSSAYAYPPAGGYPPRGAYPPPAGAYPHHAGAYPYPPSSGYPQGGVYGHPPQMGYGYGYGCPQQVQQPQKKKNKFGLGLGAGLLGGLLIGDMMGDVAGYDAGYDAGFDDGMDF
- the LOC100259614 gene encoding PWWP domain-containing protein 1; this translates as MISVMNNECEFATKSDAVEEPPTTTRVSEDAVDRSGRGTDGEGVGGGGSCMNFGVSDRIGGSPERRLGAVESEGNVRVSEDEVSGGVEFENGRSDGVGASLEDDSGGVDREIESRVSSDSGCRKIVDQEMGTEVSEIKDGEGAPREGVDQFDSRSDRKEDALPRVDAHELEGGSVSQYESLLSKFDDYVANGMGGAYGMGTSRASSHALEVGEMVWGKVKSHPWWPGHIFNEALADPLVRRTKREGHVLVAFFGDSSYGWFLPDELVPFDTNFAEKSRQTTAKTFLKAVEEAVDEVGRRCGLRVVCQCRNPYTFRPKRVPGYFEVDVPDYETGGIYSADQISNARESFQPEDTLSFVKQLALAPRDSDQKNIRWIKNKATVYAYRRAIYEEYDETYAQAFGVQTSRPSHAQLNANRHLYKEPPRAPLSGPLVIAEALGSRKGSTKNLKGKMKKERYLFKRREEPVDFRPHQFNKGQASSSSSLGQTSATISPGQATASINQGQASSSSTCEEGPSTFATGDYVFQKRAPSASSQVNATKVESPADFGVTHMDQAPAHSTHDKKDAIWESKDTIVSDVAAGPANMGGSDMVRRGVFSEEIDVVPPPLQQDRYQGQIARSELPSPVDAKIPVQNTRIGTDGKVKKAKALKRSMGDLASDSSSQGEKKKKRKKESLMETSAGHPLKPMPTGKGGSVVAKLAAQPVQIGSMPRDSRFDHQTKEEGTSASLSSSGVTMAMDGLDDIELKVPELLSDLRDLALNPYHGRERNRPQIVMKFFLAFRSLKYEKSLSLSPPAENEPVEGNAPQSSPSIGASENLPSENVRVLPSVKLQKPPVRPNDPLKAGRKRAPSDRQEGNALKKLKKINDLKSLAAEKKANQKTLETPRGDGKETVAALAPAPPKPVRQELKPVKQDPKVVKQDPKPFKLDPAKKTEPSARVEEPTMLLMKFPPRTSLPSIAELKARFVRFGPLDHSSTRVFWKSLTCRVVFRYKHDAEAAHRYAVKNNSLFGNVSVKYTLRELEVVAPELPDSGKGRGEDTSSETPQPRDAAAEQRVAPTFVHGQAQQQQQQQQPVVQLKSCLKKPSSDEGGTGSGGRGTSRVKFLLGTGEEGHRGEQTMVANRNFNNHATSIADAGSTSVAALEFNSKNFQKVISPPPFYPPPPSLLPQFSRPPHDIHHTEVGIRHGYNNNNTLAAPPPANNVPTHLPPFPNTTPAAPPPANPGFNHKMLSLMNRAEDIVTRVKNYYGYMPYHPL